DNA from Halobaculum sp. XH14:
GGGACGGCAACGCGGTGTTCGCGCTCACGGCGGACAACGCGACGAGGGTGCGGGTGGCGAGCAGGGAGACGTACAATTAGGCGCTGGTAATCGCGGGAGGGAAGCGATCTCCGGGCGACTACCCCCACTCGATCCGGAACGCCTCGGCGTCCAGATCGCGGCGCTCCTCGTCGTGGTGGTCGAACTGGTGGTCGAGTTCGAACGTCGCCCGGAAGGCGTCGGTGACCTCGCCGCCGGCGTCGGAGGCGAACGACTCGACGAACTCGCGGCTGCCGGCGTTGTGCAGCGAGTAGGAGACGTCAGCGAACGACGAGACCGCGTCGAGGAACCGCCTGTCGGCGTGTTCGTTGCCCGACTGTGCGCCGAACGGCGGGTTCATGAGGACGGTCACCGGGCCGGCAGTCGAGGGATCGAGGCGAAGCGGCGCGCGGGTGGCGTCGGCGTGGATCCAGTCGACGGTCGTCCGGGCGCCGACCCGGCGCTCGTTGTCGCGGGCGACCGCGAGCGCGTCCCGGTCGAGTTCGACGCCGACGACGCGGGCCGCGCCGCGCAGGGCCGCGCCGAGCGCCAACATGCCGGTTCCGGCGCCGAGATCGACCACCGTCCGTCCGGCGACGTCGCCCCGGAGGTCCGCGAGGTGGACGACGTGGGCCGCGAGGTCCGGCGGCGTGGGGTACTGTTCGAGCGCGGCCGTCGGGTCGGTGAACCCGGCGACGACCGCGAGCCGTCCTTCGAGCGCCCGCTTACTCACGGTCGAGGCTGACGGGCCCCTCCACCGTGAGCGTGACGCCTTCGCGTTCTGCCCGCTCGGCGAGCGCGGCGAGCGCGGGTTCGACCTTCGACGGCTCGGCGACGTCGTCGGCGACGACCGTCAGGCGGCTCGCGCCGAGGAACGACGCCGCGCGGACGAACCCGCGGAGCCGGTTCGCCTCCGACTGCGTCTCGATGGAACAGTCCGCCGAGAAACAGGCCGACACCCGGAGGCCGGCGGGGAGATACCCTTCCTCGGCCAGGTCCGCCTTCAGGTCGTGCAGGTACTCGGGCCCCGTCGAATCCAGGGATTCGCCCGACAGCGTCACCGGTTCGACGTCCGCAGGCTCGCTCGAGGCCACCGCCCGTTCCACGCTCGCCTTCGCGCTCGTGCTCATGGTACCCGGATAGACGCCGATAATACAAAACACTTTGTAAATGCTCGATAGTAATGCCGGCGCGCTGAACGCGACGCGTTGCCTCCACCGAAACCCTCCTGGGGGTTGCGAGCGGATCACGCGCGAGGGCGACTCACACCAAAACTGTGGACAGACGACATGTCGAGGCGAAAAACCGGTGATATGACTATCGGTTCCCTCCTCGGGTGAAACGCGCGTCAAACCGGTCCTGTCGGGCCCCCCGGCGAGAATCGGGTTCCCAATCGCCGCCAAAGGTTTTTATACTGTCGTCACCACAAGCCTTATAATGGAAGGTCCGAGTCGACAGCGCCAGCGAGAAGCGGGTGAGTCGGAGCAGCAGTCGGACGAGAGCGTCTCCTGTCCGGAGTGTGAGTCGGAGGACGTGATCATGGAGGCCGACCAGGGTGAGCTCGTCTGCAACGACTGCGGACTCGTGCTCGACGAGCGCCAGATCGACCGCGGGCCGGAGTGGCGCGCGTTCAACCACTCCGAGCGGCAGTCGAAGTCCCGCGTCGGCGCGCCGGTCACGGAGACGATGCACGACAAGGGGCTGACGACGACGATCGACTGGAAGGACAAGGACGCGTACGGCCGGTCCCTCTCCTCGGAGAAGCGCTCCCAGATGCACCGGCTGCGCAAGTGGCAAGAGCGGATCCGCACGAAGGACGCGGGCGAGCGGAACCTGCAGTTCGCGCTCTCGGAGATCGACCGGATGGCCTCCGCGCTCGGCGTTCCCCGGAGCGTCCGGGAGGTCGCGTCGGTCATCTACCGGCGCGCGCTGAAGGAGGACCTCATCCGCGGCCGCTCCATCGAGGGCGTCGCCACGGCCGCGCTCTATGCGGCCTGCCGGCAGGAGGGCATCCCGCGCTCGCTCGACGAGGTCGCGGAGGTCTCGCGCGTCGAGCAGAAGGAGATCGGCCGAACCTATCGCTACATTTCCCAGGAGCTCGGCCTCGAACTGAAACCGGTCGACCCAAAGCAGTTCGTCCCGCGCTTCGCCTCCGCGCTCGGCCTCTCGGAGGAGACGCAGGCGAAGGCGACCGAGATCATCGACGTCTCCGCCGAGCAGGGACTGCTCTCGGGCAAGTCCCCGACCGGCTTCGCCGCGGCGGCCATCTACGCCGCCTCCCTGCTCTGCAACGAGAAGAAGACCCAGCGCGAGGTCGCCGACGTCGCCCAGGTGACCGAGGTCACCATCCGCAACCGCTACCAGGAGCAGATCGAGGCGATGGGCTTCCGGTAGACGAACCTCTTTTTCGGGGGTCCTCCTCTCGCGGGCCGGCGGAGCCGGTCCGCGTTCGTCGAACCTCCGAAATCCGTTCATGCCGTGGGATTCCTTCGAAATTCCACTGCTGACGGGAAATCGAAGATTTCCCGTTCATGCCAAAACGCCGCGACCCACGTCGGCGCGGCTCCGCCGCGCCTCCCTCGCTCGCGGTACTACTGCTGAACGAACACGACGACGTCCCGGTTCCAGAGCCCGAGCCGCAGTTCGAACTGCTCGTACTCGCCGTCGAGCCGTTCGGTCACCGCGGCCCGGTGGGTCGGTTTCGTGACGATGACGGGCGGGTCGTCGCCGGTGAGCAGGGACGGCGAGCGGACGCTCCGCGTCTCGGCGTCGATGCGCTCGAAGTACCACTGGAGCGGGAGCCGCGCCCCCCAGGCCGCCTGATCTGCGGCAGCCACGGGCGGGTCCCGGTACTCGTCCAGCGTGGCGAACTCCGACCCGACGTACACGACGTCCGCGCCGTCGGTGTGCCCGTCCATGGCGGCTGCGGCGGCCGCGAGCATCGCGTCGGGGTCGTCGACCGGCTGGCCGTACTGCGCGTACGCCGAGCCTGGCCCGGCCGGCCCGTAGGCGGCCGCGGCCATCGACCCGGCACCGCCCGCGACGAGGGCGACGACCAGCAGCGCGGTGACGGCCCGCGCGGGCGCGGCCCGATCCGTACGCGTCCACAGGAACCGCCCGCCCGCGGCGAGTGCAACCGCGCCGGGGAGCGCGAGCCAGGGGAGGAGGTGGACGGCCGTCCACGGTTCGGCGTTCATCGCGGCGAGTCCGAACACCAGCACGCCGAACCCCGCGACGTACGCGCCGAAGTTGACGACGGCCCGCGAGCCCCGTCGATACCGCTCGCGCAGGAAGCCGAGCAGCCCGAGGACGACCAGCAGCCACGACGTCGCCAGCGCGGTTCGGACGTAGCCGGTGATCGCCGGGATGAACTCCCTGCCGCCGGCGTAGCCCCGGTCGAGCCGGGGCGCGACCCGCACGCCGGCGAACTGCTCGGCGGCACCCGCGAACGCGGCGGCGACGACGTCGGGGAACGTGGCGGGGTTGAACAGTCCCGTGCCCATCCCGCCCGCGCGCGGCGCGAAGAAGAACAGCGTCACGCCGAGGAAGACGAACAGTGCGCGGGCCAGCGGCGTGGCGCGCTCGCGGAACCACTCGCGTCCCTCGTCGAGTCGGGCGACGGCGGCCCGGGGCGCGCCGCGGACGCGCGCCTCGTCGAGCACCAGCAGGCCGCCGAGGAGCCAGAGGAACGGGTAGGCGACGGCGAAGCCGGAGGACGCGAGCGCGAGCGCGGCGGCGGCTGCGGCGAGGTAGAGCCCCCAGCGCGCCCCGGTCTGCCGGTAGCGCACGATGCCGCCGACCGCGACGAACCCGAACGCGGCGGCGGGGACGTCGCCACGCAGGAACCGCGAGTAGTACAGCAGGAGCGGCTCGACCGCCAGGATGCCGGCCAGCGCGACCGTCTCGTCGTCGCGGAGCGCCCCGCGGAACAGCAGCGCGGCGAGCGGGAGCAGGCCGCCGACGAGCGCGACGACGGCCCGCGCGCTGGCGTCGCTCGCGCCGACCAGCGCGAACACCTGCCGGTTGACGACGTAGAGGAACGGGCCGCCCGCGGTCGGTCGGTACGAGTACGCGCCGGATTCGAGATAGCGCAGCGTCCAGTAGCCCACCCGACCCTCGTCCCAGTGGAACGGGCGGTCGCCGAGCGAGACGACCCGGGCGACGAGCGCGAGGAGGGCGATGCCCGCGACCGCGAGCGCGACGCGGTCGGGGCGGCGTCGGGACCCCTGACGGTCCCCCGTGTCGGACATACCCGCCCGTGTCCCCGCCTCGGTAGTATGTCTTCGGGTTCTTCTCCGTATGCTTGGTTCGCCGTATCGAGACCGACAGGTGTCTGGTGGTGAAAACCTCGAAAGCCCCAGCACGCGCCGGAATCGTCGGATCGGTCGTTCCGTCCGTTCGGAACGCTTCGGAAGCCCCCGCGGCTCTCGGCTCCGCGACCGCCGCTGCGCTCCTCGTCGTTCGCTTCGCTCGCTCCTGTGGTGCTTGTGGGGTCGGGGTCCCCCGAGAGCCGCGGCCCCTTCCATTTCCACCCGCGGGAAGTCGGCCGAGTGCAGCAGGCCTGACTACCGCTCGCGCCGCTGCGGGTAGTCCGCCGAGACGTTCGCCCGGCGGGCCGGCGAGTGCGTCGGCAGCAGCGGTGCGGTCAGCGCGTACTGGCGGTCGGCGCGCGTGGCTTGCGAGCGGTCTCGGCCGCGAGCATCGGCGCGCGCGAGGGGTGAGAAGCGCAGCGAGCCTGCGAGCGAGCATCGCAAGCGGCTGGGGAGGGCGAGGCTGCAATCACCGCCAGCAGTAGTGGTCTGCCCGGTTGAAGAGCCGGCAGAGATAGCGATGGTGAACCAATAAGCTCACGAAAACACCCAACAACCGACTCACTCCCACCCTCACCGTTCCAGTTCGTCCATGATCGGCCGCACCTTCGGCTGCAACTCGTCCCACTCGGCCTCGGGGTCGCTGTCGGCGACGATGCCGTTGCCGGCGAACAGCGTCGCCCCGGTCCCGCCCGCGACGCCCGACCGGATGCCGACCGCGAATTCGCCGTCGCCGTCGCCGTCGAACCAGCCGACCGGCGAGGCGTACCAGCCGCGATCGAACGACTCGGTCTCGCGGATGGTCGCCAGCGCCTCCGAGAGCGGCAGCCCGCCCATCGCGGGGGTCGGGTGGAGCGCCTCGACGAGGGTGAGGACGTGCTCGTCCTCGTCGAGGGTCGCCTCGATGGGCGTGTGGAGGTGCTGGATGTTGGTGAGTTTCCTGACGCCGCGCTCGCCCTCCCGGACCGTGCCGAACGCGTCGAGTTGCTCGGCGACCGTGTCGGCGACCAGTTCCTGCTCGTGCCTGATCTTCTCGCTTTCGAGCAGCGAGCGTGCGTGCTCGGCGTCCGCCTCCGGCGTCTCCCCGCGCGGCATCGATCCGGCGAGCGCCTCCGTCCGGACCGCACGGCCGTCGAGTTCGACGAGCCGTTCCGGCGGCGGGCCGAAGAACGCGTCGCCGTCGGTCGGCTGGACGAGGAAGCGGTAGCACTCGGGGTACGTCCGCCGGAGCCGTTCGAGCACGCTCGGGATGTCGATCTCGTCGGAGAGTTCCACGTCCAGCGCCGTGGCGAGCACGACCTTCAACAGCCCGCCGCCGCGGATGCGCTCGATCACGTCCTCGACCTGCTCGGTCCACTCGGCCTTCGGCGTGCGCCAGGCGGTGTCCGCGACGCCCGGTTTCCGACCGCTCGGGCGCATCATCGGCAGCGATTCGAGCGCCGCCTCGGCCTCGTCCAGCGCCGCCGAAACCGAGGTGGGCGTCGCGTCGGCGTCGTATCGAGTGACGGTCAGCCACGTCCCGGCGTCGGTTCGGGTGAGCTGGACCGCCGGGAGGACGAACGAGGCGGCGGGGAAGCCGCGCCAGGTGTCGGCCGGCTCGTGGTCCGCGTCGAACGAGAGTCCGCCGAGCATCCGCGGCCGAGTTTCGGGCGGGCCCTCGTGGTCCGCGTCCGCGAAGACGGTCGCGGCGTGGGTGCGGAGCGTGGCGAACCTGTCCTCACCCGACGCGGCGACGCGAACGGCCGCGCCGCCGCCGACGAGTTCCAGCCCGCCCGGCGAGGCCCAGTGGACCCGCGGCGTCTCCCGGGCCGCGAGGAACGCGCGAAAGGAGACGTCCGCGACCTCGCGACTCCGGCTGACGAGCCCGGCGTCGGGAGCGGGGCGGGCCGACGCCGGCGCCTCGCGCTCGGGAGGGTTCATCGACGGGGATTCGACGGGCTGACTTTTGACCTCTCTGGTTGGTGGCCGCCGAGTCCCGATCGTCACCCGCGTGTCGCCGGTCGGATCACGGACGGTACGCTATCTCGGCACGCTCATCGGCTATCGGCGCCGACGTACGCCCCGATCTCGCTCGCGATTCGGTCGACCGTCGTGTCCCGGAGTTGTCCGACGCCGGCGTCGAAGTTCGCTCCCTTCAGCGACATCACGTACCACGGTGAAACGTAGCTATCGCGGAGCGTTCCGCCCCGTGTCCAATCGGTGTCCGCGAGTGGCAGCGCCTGGGGTCGGGAAACGGTCGTGAGTGCGACGACGATGTACTCTTCCCCGTGATACGGGTGGTATTCGTCACTGAGAATCACGAACGGCCGACCGGCGTCGGGGTCGTCCTTGTAGGGTGCGGGATGCCAGACGACGTCGCCCCGCTCGAATCCGGCGGTCATTCACGCTCGTCACGTGGATCGACCGCGTGCTCGCTCCATTCGTCCCAGCTTTCGGTTCCGTAGCGTTCGTCGACGGATTTGAGACTGTCGAGCATGCCGACGTACGTCCCGACGCGGTCGTCCTCACCGATCGCCCAGTACGGTTCGCTGTGTCGAACGAGGTCGCGCTCCTTCAGCCGCTGGAGCGTCGGCCCGACGCTTCCCTTCGGAACGTCGGTCGCCTCCCGGATTTCCTTCGGAGTAAATCCCTGTTCGGGGTGATCCGCGAGGAACGCGAGGATGCGATGACCGTTCGAGCCGTCGCGCAGCGCCGGATCGAACTCGTGATTCCGGTCGTCGTACTCGTCGAACCGAACGGGCATACGTATCCATCAGTACTGCCAGGTATTAGATGTATCGAGAGGTATTCCCCCTTGTCCGTCGCCACTCCATCACCGACTGGGCGTGAAGCAATCGGTGGGAACCGAACTGACGGCTCGTCGTTCCCCCGCTCCGCCTAGCTGTACCGCTCCTCGGCCCACGGGTTCGCCGTGACCGAGTAGCCGCGCTTCTCCCAGTAGCCGCGCTCGGGTTCGGTGAGGAACTCGACGCCGGTCACCCACTTGGCCCCCTTGTAGGCGTACTTGTGCGGGGTGACGACCCGGAGCGGCCCGCCGTGGTCCGCCGGCAGCGGTTCCCCGTCGTACTCGTGGACGAACATGACCTCCTCGCGGCTGCAGTCCGAGAGCGCGAGGTCCGTCGTGTAGCCGTCGAGCGCGTGGAACATCACGTGTACGGCGTCGTCCTCGACGCCGGCCAGGTCGGCCAGGTGGGGGAACGTGACGCCGGTGAACTCGCAGTCGAACTTCGACCAGCCCGTGACACAGTGGAAGTCCTGTCGCTGGGTGACCGAGTCGAGCTCGGCAAACTCCTCGTGGGAGAACGAGAGCGGCTCCTCGACGGCCCCCCACACCT
Protein-coding regions in this window:
- a CDS encoding METTL5 family protein; translated protein: MSKRALEGRLAVVAGFTDPTAALEQYPTPPDLAAHVVHLADLRGDVAGRTVVDLGAGTGMLALGAALRGAARVVGVELDRDALAVARDNERRVGARTTVDWIHADATRAPLRLDPSTAGPVTVLMNPPFGAQSGNEHADRRFLDAVSSFADVSYSLHNAGSREFVESFASDAGGEVTDAFRATFELDHQFDHHDEERRDLDAEAFRIEWG
- a CDS encoding transcription initiation factor IIB — translated: MEGPSRQRQREAGESEQQSDESVSCPECESEDVIMEADQGELVCNDCGLVLDERQIDRGPEWRAFNHSERQSKSRVGAPVTETMHDKGLTTTIDWKDKDAYGRSLSSEKRSQMHRLRKWQERIRTKDAGERNLQFALSEIDRMASALGVPRSVREVASVIYRRALKEDLIRGRSIEGVATAALYAACRQEGIPRSLDEVAEVSRVEQKEIGRTYRYISQELGLELKPVDPKQFVPRFASALGLSEETQAKATEIIDVSAEQGLLSGKSPTGFAAAAIYAASLLCNEKKTQREVADVAQVTEVTIRNRYQEQIEAMGFR
- a CDS encoding flippase activity-associated protein Agl23 translates to MSDTGDRQGSRRRPDRVALAVAGIALLALVARVVSLGDRPFHWDEGRVGYWTLRYLESGAYSYRPTAGGPFLYVVNRQVFALVGASDASARAVVALVGGLLPLAALLFRGALRDDETVALAGILAVEPLLLYYSRFLRGDVPAAAFGFVAVGGIVRYRQTGARWGLYLAAAAAALALASSGFAVAYPFLWLLGGLLVLDEARVRGAPRAAVARLDEGREWFRERATPLARALFVFLGVTLFFFAPRAGGMGTGLFNPATFPDVVAAAFAGAAEQFAGVRVAPRLDRGYAGGREFIPAITGYVRTALATSWLLVVLGLLGFLRERYRRGSRAVVNFGAYVAGFGVLVFGLAAMNAEPWTAVHLLPWLALPGAVALAAGGRFLWTRTDRAAPARAVTALLVVALVAGGAGSMAAAAYGPAGPGSAYAQYGQPVDDPDAMLAAAAAAMDGHTDGADVVYVGSEFATLDEYRDPPVAAADQAAWGARLPLQWYFERIDAETRSVRSPSLLTGDDPPVIVTKPTHRAAVTERLDGEYEQFELRLGLWNRDVVVFVQQ
- a CDS encoding isochorismate synthase; its protein translation is MNPPEREAPASARPAPDAGLVSRSREVADVSFRAFLAARETPRVHWASPGGLELVGGGAAVRVAASGEDRFATLRTHAATVFADADHEGPPETRPRMLGGLSFDADHEPADTWRGFPAASFVLPAVQLTRTDAGTWLTVTRYDADATPTSVSAALDEAEAALESLPMMRPSGRKPGVADTAWRTPKAEWTEQVEDVIERIRGGGLLKVVLATALDVELSDEIDIPSVLERLRRTYPECYRFLVQPTDGDAFFGPPPERLVELDGRAVRTEALAGSMPRGETPEADAEHARSLLESEKIRHEQELVADTVAEQLDAFGTVREGERGVRKLTNIQHLHTPIEATLDEDEHVLTLVEALHPTPAMGGLPLSEALATIRETESFDRGWYASPVGWFDGDGDGEFAVGIRSGVAGGTGATLFAGNGIVADSDPEAEWDELQPKVRPIMDELER
- a CDS encoding type II toxin-antitoxin system PemK/MazF family toxin; translation: MTAGFERGDVVWHPAPYKDDPDAGRPFVILSDEYHPYHGEEYIVVALTTVSRPQALPLADTDWTRGGTLRDSYVSPWYVMSLKGANFDAGVGQLRDTTVDRIASEIGAYVGADSR
- a CDS encoding MarR family transcriptional regulator encodes the protein MPVRFDEYDDRNHEFDPALRDGSNGHRILAFLADHPEQGFTPKEIREATDVPKGSVGPTLQRLKERDLVRHSEPYWAIGEDDRVGTYVGMLDSLKSVDERYGTESWDEWSEHAVDPRDERE
- a CDS encoding sulfite oxidase-like oxidoreductase, whose translation is MTTDVTGLHEEFDGERLPPGQRKTERFPVLSKSGTPDWNPETWKFEVWGAVEEPLSFSHEEFAELDSVTQRQDFHCVTGWSKFDCEFTGVTFPHLADLAGVEDDAVHVMFHALDGYTTDLALSDCSREEVMFVHEYDGEPLPADHGGPLRVVTPHKYAYKGAKWVTGVEFLTEPERGYWEKRGYSVTANPWAEERYS